Proteins encoded in a region of the Acipenser ruthenus chromosome 11, fAciRut3.2 maternal haplotype, whole genome shotgun sequence genome:
- the LOC117426545 gene encoding mediator of RNA polymerase II transcription subunit 15-like isoform X2 has translation MDPGADSDWRSLAFRQKVVGQIEEAMRKAGTAHNKSSNDMENHVFMKAKSREEYLSLVARLIIHFRDIHKKAQGQGDPMNALQNLTGGPPGGAAGMGMVRPGQISQQMLSGQAQPGASGMPPHGLQGVANAAQQNQLQMQQLAQQQQHQQQFQQQQAALQQQQQQQQQQQQQQFQAQQQSAMQQQQFQAQQQHILKLQQMQQQQQQQQQNQQQQMLPPRLQQQHQQLQQLAQLQQLQQQQQAQAQAQAQAQAQAMQQQQVQQPMQQSQHQQQQQQQQQQPQSIQQQMQQMAQQQQAPQPQQAQLPPQSQQQTMVPQPQSLAGQIQGQPVQTGGLTQQQQQQLKIQAMQARAQMVQVQQQQQQQQAQQAAQQQAQHQAQQVAQAQLAAAGGAPGQMMSPNMLRGGMQIQPRLPRATAAPAVPQNSAPLGGQQMPQVSQGNITMMSSPSPVQQVSTPQSMPPPSQPQPSPQPPTSQPNSVSSGPAPSPGGFLPSPSPQPSQSPATARTPQNFSVPSPGPLNTPGNPGSVMSPASSSQTEEQQYLEKLKQLSKYIEPLRRMINKIDKNEDRKKDLSKMKSLLDILTDPSKRCPLKTLQKCEIALEKLKNDMAVPTPPPPPVPSTKQQYLCQPLLDAVLTNMRSPVFNHSLYRTFAPAMTAIHGPPIMGPIISARKRKHEDDERQTIPNILQGEVARLNPKFLVNLDPSHCSNNGTVHLICKLDDKNLPSVPPLQLSIPADYPEQSPQWSDDAQHYEANPFLQTVHRNMTSKLLQLPDKHSVTALLSTWAQSVRQACLSAA, from the exons ATGGATCCTGGAGCGGACAGCGACTGGAGGAGTCTCGCTTTCCGACAGAAAGTGGTAGGACAGAT tgaaGAGGCTATGCGTAAAGCAGGCACTGCTCACAACAAGTCCAGCAATGACATGGAAAACCACGTCTTTATGAAAGCCAAATCAAGG GAGGAATATCTGTCCTTGGTGGCAAGACTCATTATTCACTTCAGAGACATTC ATAAGAAGGCCCAAGGCCAAGGTG ACCCCATGAACGCATTACAGAACCTGACAGGGGGTCCTCCCGGTGGGGCGGCTGGCATGGGAATGGTGCGGCCCGGACAGATAAGCCAGCAGATGCTGTCTGGGCAGGCGCAGCCGGGGGCATCAGGGATGCCACCTCATGGCTTGCAAGGTGTTGCTAACGCTGCACAGCAAA ATCAGCTCCAGATGCAGCAGTTAGCTCAACAGCAACAGCATCAGCAGCAGTTTCAGCAGCAGCAAGCAGCcttgcaacagcagcagcagcaacagcagcagcagcagcaacagcaatttCAAGCGCAGCAACAGTCTGCCATGCAACAGCAACAGTTTCAAGCGCAGCAGCAACACATACTCAAGCTGCAGcagatgcagcagcagcagcagcagcaacaacaaaacCAACAGCAGCAG ATGCTTCCTCCAAGATTGCAGCAACAGCATCAGCAACTGCAGCAACTTGCGCAATTGCAACaactccagcagcagcagcaggcgcaggcacaggcacaggcacaggcacaggcgCAAGCAATGCAacagcagcaggtgcagcagCCAATGCAACAGTCtcagcaccagcagcagcagcagcagcagcagcagcagcctcagTCCATACAGCAGCAGATGCAGCAAATGGCACAGCAGCAACAAGCCCCCCAGCCCCAGCAAGCTCAGCTGCCACCACAGTCCCAGCAGCAAACCATGGTGCCCCAACCTCAGTCCCTAGCAGGGCAGATACAAGGACAGCCAGTCCAAACTGGGGgtctcacacagcagcagcagcagcagttaaaGATTCAAGCCATGCAG GCTCGTGCTCAAATGGTtcaggtgcagcagcagcagcaacaacaacaagcaCAACAGGCAGCTCAGCAACAGGCTCAACACCAAGCCCAGCAAGTTGCACAGGCGCAGctagcagcagcaggaggagctCCTGGACAG ATGATGTCCCCTAATATGCTCCGAGGTGGGATGCAAATACAACCACGGTTACCCCGCGCGACCGCAGCCCCTGCAGTGCCTCAAAACTCCGCTCCTTTGGGAGGACAGCAAATGCCACAG GTCAGTCAAGGCAATATCACCATGATGTCGTCCCCCTCTCCGGTACAGCAGGTGTCGACGCCCCAGTCGATGCCCCCTCCCTCGCAGCCACAGCCTTCCCCTCAGCCTCCAACCTCCCAGCCCAACTCCGTCAG ctcCGGACCGGCTCCATCTCCAGGGGGtttccttcccagtccctccccaCAGCCTTCCCAAAGCCCGGCCACAGCGCGCACACCACAGAACTTCAGCGTGCCCTCGCCAGGACCACTCAACACTCCAG gTAACCCCGGTTCCGTTATGAGTCCTGCCAGCTCATCACAAACAGAGGAACAGCAGTACCTGGAGAAGCTCAAACAGTTATCAAAGTACATTGAACCTCTCAGGAGGATGATTAACAAGATTGATAAAAACGAAG ACAGGAAGAAAGACCTCAGTAAGATGAAAAGTCTGTTGGATATTCTGACTGACCCTTCCAAGCG CTGTCCATTGAAAACTCTGCAGAAGTGTGAAATTGCTCTTGAAAAGCTGAAGAATGATATGGCAGTG CCAACACCTCCTCCCCCGCCAGTACCCAGTACGAAGCAGCAGTACCTGTGCCAGCCTCTGCTGGATGCCGTCCTGACAAATATGCGCTCCCCTGTCTTCAACCATTCCCTCTATCGCACCTTTGCACCGGCCATGACCGCTATTCACGGACCTCCAATCAT GGGCCCAATAATATCTGCTCGGAAACGGAAACATGAAGACGATGAAAGGCAGACAATCCCAAATATCCTGCAAGGGGAAGTGGCGCGGTTAAATCCGAAATTCCTCGTCAATCTCGACCCTTCTCACTGCAGTAACAACGGAACTGTTCATCTCATTTGTAAATTAG ATGATAAAAATCTTCCCAGCGTACCTCCACTCCAGTTGAGCATACCAGCAGATTATCCAGAGCAGAGTCCACAATGGTCAGATGATGCACAGCactatg AAGCAAATCCCTTCTTGCAAACAGTTCATCGGAACATGACATCCAAACTTCTTCAGCTTCCTGACAAGCACTCAGTAACTGCACTTCTCAGCACGTGGGCACAGAGTGTAAGGCAGGCCTGCTTGTCTGCAGCATAG
- the LOC117426545 gene encoding mediator of RNA polymerase II transcription subunit 15-like isoform X3: protein MDPGADSDWRSLAFRQKVVGQIEEAMRKAGTAHNKSSNDMENHVFMKAKSREEYLSLVARLIIHFRDIHKKAQGQGDPMNALQNLTGGPPGGAAGMGMVRPGQISQQMLSGQAQPGASGMPPHGLQGVANAAQQNQLQMQQLAQQQQHQQQFQQQQAALQQQQQQQQQQQQQQFQAQQQSAMQQQQFQAQQQHILKLQQMQQQQQQQQQNQQQQMLPPRLQQQHQQLQQLAQLQQLQQQQQAQAQAQAQAQAQAMQQQQVQQPMQQSQHQQQQQQQQQQPQSIQQQMQQMAQQQQAPQPQQAQLPPQSQQQTMVPQPQSLAGQIQGQPVQTGGLTQQQQQQLKIQAMQLQARAQMVQVQQQQQQQQAQQAAQQQAQHQAQQVAQAQLAAAGGAPGQVSQGNITMMSSPSPVQQVSTPQSMPPPSQPQPSPQPPTSQPNSVSSGPAPSPGGFLPSPSPQPSQSPATARTPQNFSVPSPGPLNTPGNPGSVMSPASSSQTEEQQYLEKLKQLSKYIEPLRRMINKIDKNEDRKKDLSKMKSLLDILTDPSKRCPLKTLQKCEIALEKLKNDMAVPTPPPPPVPSTKQQYLCQPLLDAVLTNMRSPVFNHSLYRTFAPAMTAIHGPPIMGPIISARKRKHEDDERQTIPNILQGEVARLNPKFLVNLDPSHCSNNGTVHLICKLDDKNLPSVPPLQLSIPADYPEQSPQWSDDAQHYEANPFLQTVHRNMTSKLLQLPDKHSVTALLSTWAQSVRQACLSAA, encoded by the exons ATGGATCCTGGAGCGGACAGCGACTGGAGGAGTCTCGCTTTCCGACAGAAAGTGGTAGGACAGAT tgaaGAGGCTATGCGTAAAGCAGGCACTGCTCACAACAAGTCCAGCAATGACATGGAAAACCACGTCTTTATGAAAGCCAAATCAAGG GAGGAATATCTGTCCTTGGTGGCAAGACTCATTATTCACTTCAGAGACATTC ATAAGAAGGCCCAAGGCCAAGGTG ACCCCATGAACGCATTACAGAACCTGACAGGGGGTCCTCCCGGTGGGGCGGCTGGCATGGGAATGGTGCGGCCCGGACAGATAAGCCAGCAGATGCTGTCTGGGCAGGCGCAGCCGGGGGCATCAGGGATGCCACCTCATGGCTTGCAAGGTGTTGCTAACGCTGCACAGCAAA ATCAGCTCCAGATGCAGCAGTTAGCTCAACAGCAACAGCATCAGCAGCAGTTTCAGCAGCAGCAAGCAGCcttgcaacagcagcagcagcaacagcagcagcagcagcaacagcaatttCAAGCGCAGCAACAGTCTGCCATGCAACAGCAACAGTTTCAAGCGCAGCAGCAACACATACTCAAGCTGCAGcagatgcagcagcagcagcagcagcaacaacaaaacCAACAGCAGCAG ATGCTTCCTCCAAGATTGCAGCAACAGCATCAGCAACTGCAGCAACTTGCGCAATTGCAACaactccagcagcagcagcaggcgcaggcacaggcacaggcacaggcacaggcgCAAGCAATGCAacagcagcaggtgcagcagCCAATGCAACAGTCtcagcaccagcagcagcagcagcagcagcagcagcagcctcagTCCATACAGCAGCAGATGCAGCAAATGGCACAGCAGCAACAAGCCCCCCAGCCCCAGCAAGCTCAGCTGCCACCACAGTCCCAGCAGCAAACCATGGTGCCCCAACCTCAGTCCCTAGCAGGGCAGATACAAGGACAGCCAGTCCAAACTGGGGgtctcacacagcagcagcagcagcagttaaaGATTCAAGCCATGCAG TTGCAGGCTCGTGCTCAAATGGTtcaggtgcagcagcagcagcaacaacaacaagcaCAACAGGCAGCTCAGCAACAGGCTCAACACCAAGCCCAGCAAGTTGCACAGGCGCAGctagcagcagcaggaggagctCCTGGACAG GTCAGTCAAGGCAATATCACCATGATGTCGTCCCCCTCTCCGGTACAGCAGGTGTCGACGCCCCAGTCGATGCCCCCTCCCTCGCAGCCACAGCCTTCCCCTCAGCCTCCAACCTCCCAGCCCAACTCCGTCAG ctcCGGACCGGCTCCATCTCCAGGGGGtttccttcccagtccctccccaCAGCCTTCCCAAAGCCCGGCCACAGCGCGCACACCACAGAACTTCAGCGTGCCCTCGCCAGGACCACTCAACACTCCAG gTAACCCCGGTTCCGTTATGAGTCCTGCCAGCTCATCACAAACAGAGGAACAGCAGTACCTGGAGAAGCTCAAACAGTTATCAAAGTACATTGAACCTCTCAGGAGGATGATTAACAAGATTGATAAAAACGAAG ACAGGAAGAAAGACCTCAGTAAGATGAAAAGTCTGTTGGATATTCTGACTGACCCTTCCAAGCG CTGTCCATTGAAAACTCTGCAGAAGTGTGAAATTGCTCTTGAAAAGCTGAAGAATGATATGGCAGTG CCAACACCTCCTCCCCCGCCAGTACCCAGTACGAAGCAGCAGTACCTGTGCCAGCCTCTGCTGGATGCCGTCCTGACAAATATGCGCTCCCCTGTCTTCAACCATTCCCTCTATCGCACCTTTGCACCGGCCATGACCGCTATTCACGGACCTCCAATCAT GGGCCCAATAATATCTGCTCGGAAACGGAAACATGAAGACGATGAAAGGCAGACAATCCCAAATATCCTGCAAGGGGAAGTGGCGCGGTTAAATCCGAAATTCCTCGTCAATCTCGACCCTTCTCACTGCAGTAACAACGGAACTGTTCATCTCATTTGTAAATTAG ATGATAAAAATCTTCCCAGCGTACCTCCACTCCAGTTGAGCATACCAGCAGATTATCCAGAGCAGAGTCCACAATGGTCAGATGATGCACAGCactatg AAGCAAATCCCTTCTTGCAAACAGTTCATCGGAACATGACATCCAAACTTCTTCAGCTTCCTGACAAGCACTCAGTAACTGCACTTCTCAGCACGTGGGCACAGAGTGTAAGGCAGGCCTGCTTGTCTGCAGCATAG
- the LOC117426545 gene encoding mediator of RNA polymerase II transcription subunit 15-like isoform X1, with the protein MDPGADSDWRSLAFRQKVVGQIEEAMRKAGTAHNKSSNDMENHVFMKAKSREEYLSLVARLIIHFRDIHKKAQGQGDPMNALQNLTGGPPGGAAGMGMVRPGQISQQMLSGQAQPGASGMPPHGLQGVANAAQQNQLQMQQLAQQQQHQQQFQQQQAALQQQQQQQQQQQQQQFQAQQQSAMQQQQFQAQQQHILKLQQMQQQQQQQQQNQQQQMLPPRLQQQHQQLQQLAQLQQLQQQQQAQAQAQAQAQAQAMQQQQVQQPMQQSQHQQQQQQQQQQPQSIQQQMQQMAQQQQAPQPQQAQLPPQSQQQTMVPQPQSLAGQIQGQPVQTGGLTQQQQQQLKIQAMQLQARAQMVQVQQQQQQQQAQQAAQQQAQHQAQQVAQAQLAAAGGAPGQMMSPNMLRGGMQIQPRLPRATAAPAVPQNSAPLGGQQMPQVSQGNITMMSSPSPVQQVSTPQSMPPPSQPQPSPQPPTSQPNSVSSGPAPSPGGFLPSPSPQPSQSPATARTPQNFSVPSPGPLNTPGNPGSVMSPASSSQTEEQQYLEKLKQLSKYIEPLRRMINKIDKNEDRKKDLSKMKSLLDILTDPSKRCPLKTLQKCEIALEKLKNDMAVPTPPPPPVPSTKQQYLCQPLLDAVLTNMRSPVFNHSLYRTFAPAMTAIHGPPIMGPIISARKRKHEDDERQTIPNILQGEVARLNPKFLVNLDPSHCSNNGTVHLICKLDDKNLPSVPPLQLSIPADYPEQSPQWSDDAQHYEANPFLQTVHRNMTSKLLQLPDKHSVTALLSTWAQSVRQACLSAA; encoded by the exons ATGGATCCTGGAGCGGACAGCGACTGGAGGAGTCTCGCTTTCCGACAGAAAGTGGTAGGACAGAT tgaaGAGGCTATGCGTAAAGCAGGCACTGCTCACAACAAGTCCAGCAATGACATGGAAAACCACGTCTTTATGAAAGCCAAATCAAGG GAGGAATATCTGTCCTTGGTGGCAAGACTCATTATTCACTTCAGAGACATTC ATAAGAAGGCCCAAGGCCAAGGTG ACCCCATGAACGCATTACAGAACCTGACAGGGGGTCCTCCCGGTGGGGCGGCTGGCATGGGAATGGTGCGGCCCGGACAGATAAGCCAGCAGATGCTGTCTGGGCAGGCGCAGCCGGGGGCATCAGGGATGCCACCTCATGGCTTGCAAGGTGTTGCTAACGCTGCACAGCAAA ATCAGCTCCAGATGCAGCAGTTAGCTCAACAGCAACAGCATCAGCAGCAGTTTCAGCAGCAGCAAGCAGCcttgcaacagcagcagcagcaacagcagcagcagcagcaacagcaatttCAAGCGCAGCAACAGTCTGCCATGCAACAGCAACAGTTTCAAGCGCAGCAGCAACACATACTCAAGCTGCAGcagatgcagcagcagcagcagcagcaacaacaaaacCAACAGCAGCAG ATGCTTCCTCCAAGATTGCAGCAACAGCATCAGCAACTGCAGCAACTTGCGCAATTGCAACaactccagcagcagcagcaggcgcaggcacaggcacaggcacaggcacaggcgCAAGCAATGCAacagcagcaggtgcagcagCCAATGCAACAGTCtcagcaccagcagcagcagcagcagcagcagcagcagcctcagTCCATACAGCAGCAGATGCAGCAAATGGCACAGCAGCAACAAGCCCCCCAGCCCCAGCAAGCTCAGCTGCCACCACAGTCCCAGCAGCAAACCATGGTGCCCCAACCTCAGTCCCTAGCAGGGCAGATACAAGGACAGCCAGTCCAAACTGGGGgtctcacacagcagcagcagcagcagttaaaGATTCAAGCCATGCAG TTGCAGGCTCGTGCTCAAATGGTtcaggtgcagcagcagcagcaacaacaacaagcaCAACAGGCAGCTCAGCAACAGGCTCAACACCAAGCCCAGCAAGTTGCACAGGCGCAGctagcagcagcaggaggagctCCTGGACAG ATGATGTCCCCTAATATGCTCCGAGGTGGGATGCAAATACAACCACGGTTACCCCGCGCGACCGCAGCCCCTGCAGTGCCTCAAAACTCCGCTCCTTTGGGAGGACAGCAAATGCCACAG GTCAGTCAAGGCAATATCACCATGATGTCGTCCCCCTCTCCGGTACAGCAGGTGTCGACGCCCCAGTCGATGCCCCCTCCCTCGCAGCCACAGCCTTCCCCTCAGCCTCCAACCTCCCAGCCCAACTCCGTCAG ctcCGGACCGGCTCCATCTCCAGGGGGtttccttcccagtccctccccaCAGCCTTCCCAAAGCCCGGCCACAGCGCGCACACCACAGAACTTCAGCGTGCCCTCGCCAGGACCACTCAACACTCCAG gTAACCCCGGTTCCGTTATGAGTCCTGCCAGCTCATCACAAACAGAGGAACAGCAGTACCTGGAGAAGCTCAAACAGTTATCAAAGTACATTGAACCTCTCAGGAGGATGATTAACAAGATTGATAAAAACGAAG ACAGGAAGAAAGACCTCAGTAAGATGAAAAGTCTGTTGGATATTCTGACTGACCCTTCCAAGCG CTGTCCATTGAAAACTCTGCAGAAGTGTGAAATTGCTCTTGAAAAGCTGAAGAATGATATGGCAGTG CCAACACCTCCTCCCCCGCCAGTACCCAGTACGAAGCAGCAGTACCTGTGCCAGCCTCTGCTGGATGCCGTCCTGACAAATATGCGCTCCCCTGTCTTCAACCATTCCCTCTATCGCACCTTTGCACCGGCCATGACCGCTATTCACGGACCTCCAATCAT GGGCCCAATAATATCTGCTCGGAAACGGAAACATGAAGACGATGAAAGGCAGACAATCCCAAATATCCTGCAAGGGGAAGTGGCGCGGTTAAATCCGAAATTCCTCGTCAATCTCGACCCTTCTCACTGCAGTAACAACGGAACTGTTCATCTCATTTGTAAATTAG ATGATAAAAATCTTCCCAGCGTACCTCCACTCCAGTTGAGCATACCAGCAGATTATCCAGAGCAGAGTCCACAATGGTCAGATGATGCACAGCactatg AAGCAAATCCCTTCTTGCAAACAGTTCATCGGAACATGACATCCAAACTTCTTCAGCTTCCTGACAAGCACTCAGTAACTGCACTTCTCAGCACGTGGGCACAGAGTGTAAGGCAGGCCTGCTTGTCTGCAGCATAG
- the LOC117426546 gene encoding kelch-like protein 22 isoform X2: MAEDRELNQVGKAPGPQPPPQYSSQTYRSSAHSQSLLDGFVALRNSGILFDIVLVVDGKAIEAHRILLAASCDYFRGMFAGGLREMQEKEVQVHGVSYTAMCKLLDFIYTAELELNLENVQEILAAACLLQDSLKLLETVRFCLMEKHVLQRLHDKLNGCPLKDRLAAALQYHEKEALQPVLQSPQTQLRSEFRCIVGFGGMYSSLSETLSDEAKFLNPVTGEWRSLTAAQAPRMSNQGIAIINNFVYLIGGDNNTRGFRAESRCWRYDPRHDRWFQIQSMQQQHADHCVCALGGYLYTIGGRDYHNELKVVERYDPQTNTWEFVDPLKQEVYAHAGAVLDGKIYITCGRRGPIYLNETHCYDPETNQWESRAASPIGRAWHGMAGLNGRVYVIGGSNDNLGYRRDILRVACYDPAIDEWTTVSPLPSGHGEPGIAVLDHRIFVLGGRSHNRGSRTDYVHVYDAEVDRWVNGTTFDDDISGLAACVLVLPRSVVMDTENRTSERRSSLISHNRTFDDVMSLDDSDESDHSSED; the protein is encoded by the exons ATGGCAGAGGATCGGGAGCTGAACCAGGTCGGCAAGGCCCCAGGGCCGCAGCCGCCTCCCCAGTACAGCAGTCAGACGTACCGCAGCAGCGCGCACTCTCAGAGCCTGCTGGACGGATTCGTGGCCCTGCGAAACAGCGGAATCCTCTTTGACATCGTGCTGGTGGTGGATGGGAAAGCCATTGAAGCACACCGCATACTTCTTGCAGCATCATGTGACTACTTCCG GGGGATGTTTGCGGGCGGCCTGCGGGAGATGCAGGAGAAGGAGGTTCAGGTGCATGGCGTCTCGTACACGGCTATGTGTAAACTCCTGGACTTCATTTACACTGCTGAACTGGAACTCAACCTGGAGAACGTGCAGGAAATCCTGGCTGCTGCCTGCCTGCTTCAG GACTCCCTGAAGCTGCTGGAGACGGTGCGGTTCTGCCTGATGGAGAAGCATGTGCTGCAGCGGCTCCATGACAAGCTCAATGGCTGCCCGCTGAAGGACAGACTGGCGGCAGCTCTCCAGTACCACGAGAAGGAAGCCCTACAGCCGGTGCTCCAGAGCCCCCAGACGCAGCTGCGCTCCGAGTTCCGCTGCATCGTGGGCTTCGGTGGCATGTACTCCTCCCTCTCGGAGACCCTCAGCGACGAGGCCAAGTTCCTGAACCCCGTCACAGGCGAGTGGAGGAGCCTCACCGCAGCGCAGGCCCCCCGCATGTCCAACCAGGGCATCGCCATCATCAACAACTTTGTCTATCTCATTGGGGGCGATAACAATACCAGGGGCTTTCGAGCTGAGTCCAGGTGCTGGAG GTATGACCCGCGTCACGACCGCTGGTTCCAGATCCAGTCCATGCAGCAGCAGCACGCTGACCACTGTGTGTGCGCCCTGGGGGGGTACCTGTACACTATAGGGGGCCGGGACTATCACAATGAGCTCAAAGTGGTGGAGCGCTATGACCCGCAAACCAATACCTGGGAATTTGTGGACCCTCTGAAACAGGAG GTGTATGCTCATGCTGGGGCAGTGCTTGATGGGAAGATCTACATTACCTGTGGCCGGAGAGGACCCATCTACTTGAACGAGACACACTGCTATGACCCAGAGACGAACCAATGGGAGAGCAGGGCTGCCAGTCCCATTGGGCGAGCCTGGCACGGGATGGCGGGGCTCAACGGCAGGGTGTACGTCATCGGGGGCAGCAACGACAACCTGGGCTACCGCAGAGACATCTTGAGG GTGGCATGCTACGACCCTGCCATTGATGAATGGACAACAGTGAGTCCGTTGCCTTCTGGGCATGGAGAGCCTGGCATCGCTGTGCTGGATCACCGCATCTTCGTGCTGGGCGGGCGCTCCCACAACCGCGGCAGCCGCACGGATTACGTCCACGTTTACGATGCCGAGGTAGATCGCTGGGTGAACGGGACCACCTTCGATGATGACATCTCCGGACTAGCCGCCTGCGTCCTGGTGCTCCCCCGCTCCGTTGTCATGGATACGGAAAACCGGACCTCGGAGCGGCGTTCCTCCTTGATTTCACATAACCGTACCTTTGACGATGTCATGAGCCTCGACGACTCGGATGAATCTGATCATTCCAGTGAGGATTAA
- the LOC117426546 gene encoding kelch-like protein 22 isoform X1, whose product MAEDRELNQVGKAPGPQPPPQYSSQTYRSSAHSQSLLDGFVALRNSGILFDIVLVVDGKAIEAHRILLAASCDYFRGMFAGGLREMQEKEVQVHGVSYTAMCKLLDFIYTAELELNLENVQEILAAACLLQIQDVIGFCCDFLISWVDDDNIMEVYKLADLFGLSQLSAKVDAYILKNFLAFSRTPAYRQLPLDKVYSLLSSNQLEVVSENEVYEAALHYHYTPEQVETDQVSLQDSLKLLETVRFCLMEKHVLQRLHDKLNGCPLKDRLAAALQYHEKEALQPVLQSPQTQLRSEFRCIVGFGGMYSSLSETLSDEAKFLNPVTGEWRSLTAAQAPRMSNQGIAIINNFVYLIGGDNNTRGFRAESRCWRYDPRHDRWFQIQSMQQQHADHCVCALGGYLYTIGGRDYHNELKVVERYDPQTNTWEFVDPLKQEVYAHAGAVLDGKIYITCGRRGPIYLNETHCYDPETNQWESRAASPIGRAWHGMAGLNGRVYVIGGSNDNLGYRRDILRVACYDPAIDEWTTVSPLPSGHGEPGIAVLDHRIFVLGGRSHNRGSRTDYVHVYDAEVDRWVNGTTFDDDISGLAACVLVLPRSVVMDTENRTSERRSSLISHNRTFDDVMSLDDSDESDHSSED is encoded by the exons ATGGCAGAGGATCGGGAGCTGAACCAGGTCGGCAAGGCCCCAGGGCCGCAGCCGCCTCCCCAGTACAGCAGTCAGACGTACCGCAGCAGCGCGCACTCTCAGAGCCTGCTGGACGGATTCGTGGCCCTGCGAAACAGCGGAATCCTCTTTGACATCGTGCTGGTGGTGGATGGGAAAGCCATTGAAGCACACCGCATACTTCTTGCAGCATCATGTGACTACTTCCG GGGGATGTTTGCGGGCGGCCTGCGGGAGATGCAGGAGAAGGAGGTTCAGGTGCATGGCGTCTCGTACACGGCTATGTGTAAACTCCTGGACTTCATTTACACTGCTGAACTGGAACTCAACCTGGAGAACGTGCAGGAAATCCTGGCTGCTGCCTGCCTGCTTCAG ATCCAGGATGTGATTGGTTTCTGCTGCGACTTCCTTATCTCCTGGGTGGATGATGACAACATCATGGAGGTTTACAAACTGGCCGACCTGTTTGGGCTGAGTCAGCTAAGCGCCAAAGTTGacgcctatatcttgaagaactTTCTGGCTTTCTCCCGGACGCCCGCCTACCGCCAGCTCCCCCTGGATAAGGTCTACTCCCTGCTGTCCAGCAACCAGCTGGAGGTTGTCTCTGAGAATGAGGTCTATGAGGCTGCTCTGCACTACCACTACACTCCCGAGCAGGTGGAGACTGACCAGGTGTCCCTGCAG GACTCCCTGAAGCTGCTGGAGACGGTGCGGTTCTGCCTGATGGAGAAGCATGTGCTGCAGCGGCTCCATGACAAGCTCAATGGCTGCCCGCTGAAGGACAGACTGGCGGCAGCTCTCCAGTACCACGAGAAGGAAGCCCTACAGCCGGTGCTCCAGAGCCCCCAGACGCAGCTGCGCTCCGAGTTCCGCTGCATCGTGGGCTTCGGTGGCATGTACTCCTCCCTCTCGGAGACCCTCAGCGACGAGGCCAAGTTCCTGAACCCCGTCACAGGCGAGTGGAGGAGCCTCACCGCAGCGCAGGCCCCCCGCATGTCCAACCAGGGCATCGCCATCATCAACAACTTTGTCTATCTCATTGGGGGCGATAACAATACCAGGGGCTTTCGAGCTGAGTCCAGGTGCTGGAG GTATGACCCGCGTCACGACCGCTGGTTCCAGATCCAGTCCATGCAGCAGCAGCACGCTGACCACTGTGTGTGCGCCCTGGGGGGGTACCTGTACACTATAGGGGGCCGGGACTATCACAATGAGCTCAAAGTGGTGGAGCGCTATGACCCGCAAACCAATACCTGGGAATTTGTGGACCCTCTGAAACAGGAG GTGTATGCTCATGCTGGGGCAGTGCTTGATGGGAAGATCTACATTACCTGTGGCCGGAGAGGACCCATCTACTTGAACGAGACACACTGCTATGACCCAGAGACGAACCAATGGGAGAGCAGGGCTGCCAGTCCCATTGGGCGAGCCTGGCACGGGATGGCGGGGCTCAACGGCAGGGTGTACGTCATCGGGGGCAGCAACGACAACCTGGGCTACCGCAGAGACATCTTGAGG GTGGCATGCTACGACCCTGCCATTGATGAATGGACAACAGTGAGTCCGTTGCCTTCTGGGCATGGAGAGCCTGGCATCGCTGTGCTGGATCACCGCATCTTCGTGCTGGGCGGGCGCTCCCACAACCGCGGCAGCCGCACGGATTACGTCCACGTTTACGATGCCGAGGTAGATCGCTGGGTGAACGGGACCACCTTCGATGATGACATCTCCGGACTAGCCGCCTGCGTCCTGGTGCTCCCCCGCTCCGTTGTCATGGATACGGAAAACCGGACCTCGGAGCGGCGTTCCTCCTTGATTTCACATAACCGTACCTTTGACGATGTCATGAGCCTCGACGACTCGGATGAATCTGATCATTCCAGTGAGGATTAA